The following nucleotide sequence is from Cydia splendana chromosome 11, ilCydSple1.2, whole genome shotgun sequence.
tgatagtctgccacggctgAATTTGCCGAAAGTACaaaaaaagaaggccacttccgatGTGAAAAAGGGGGGCTGATTTAATCCAtgtgataccgaaataatactTATGGCAGCAGGTAGAAATTTACTGGTAGACACAGAAAAGAGAAATCTGTCAGTATTTTATTGCCGGAAGTgacagacgctctcaaaggtgaccatcgggaccccaaAAATTAACTCATCTGacaccaccatgaaaccaattccagtccaATAGTTACTATTAAAAAATAGTCTTAGCCATGGCGACAGATTTAAATACTTCGGTAAGTGACATTACCCGAAGATAATGCTTATTAACACAGAAGATAACGTACTGTACGTAATGCACGAATGCATATAAGATTATCACGTACCTAGCCAATGTCAATTATATACTTAGTCAACATACGACAAcctgataggtacctacaaggcTCACATGTTTGTTGTTCGGCGCCAAAGCTGACCGTCTTCACCTTCACGTCACACCCGGATTCAATTTTAGTTTGTGTTTAAGTAAATATGTTGTGGCTATTAGTAGGGTTATTCGCGGTTTCATTaatattgttatatttttaCGGAACGCGGACTTTCGGCTACTGGGAGAAGCGCGGGGTGAAGCACGATGCTCCCGTACCGTTCTTTGGCACCGCGAAACGACAGTTCCTCCAGCAGATATCTTTAGCTGACATTTACCATGAGATGTACCAGAAGTATCCCAGCGAAAGATTCGTCGGATACTACCTCATGACGACTCCGGTGCTGATTCTAAGGGATCCCGAATTGGTTAAACATGTTTTAGTGTCCGATTTCAACCACTTCTCCTCCAGAAACGTGTTCCCACTTGACAAACATCCTGAACCGCTTTTGAAAAATCTTATTACCTGTGAAGGTGATCTCTGGAAGTTGTTGAGACAGAGGTTAACTCCCGCGTTCACGACCGGGAAGTTGAAAGCGATGTTTCCCCTGATCGTGGCGAGGGCTGAGAAGCTGCAGCGAGTGGCGGCCGAGGCGGCGGCGAGCGGCGCCGAGGTCGACGTGCGGGACCTCATGGCGCGCTACACCACCGACTTCATCGGCGCCTGCGGCTTCGGCATCGACACTGACTCACTCAACGATAAGAACTCCATGTTCAGAAAGCTGGGTACACGCATATTTAGACAAGAAAGAAGAGACATGATTGTAGCCATCCTTAAATTTTCCATGCCGAGTTTGATGACCAATTTTCACTTCTTTGCACCAGAGATCGAGAATGTTATGATGAAATTGGTAAAAACAATAACGCAGGAACGGGATTATAAGAACTCGGGCAGAAATGATTTTATCGACTCGCTTTTGGATTTGAAAGAGAAAGGGAAAATGATTGGCGAATCCCTGGTGCATAAGAAAGCTGATGGCACTCCTTGTGTGGCTGAGATTGAGATGGACGACGACATTGTGGTGGCCCAAGTGTTCGTGTTCTTCGCCGCCGGGTTCGAGACGTCCTCCTCGGCGACCAGCTACACGCTGCACGAGCTGGCGCACCATCCCGAGCACCAGAGGAGGTGTCAGGAGGAAATTGACGCGGTGCTAGCGCGTCATGATAACAAATTATCTTATGACGCCGTCAAGGAGATGAAGTTTTTGGAAATGTGTTTCAGGTAGGAGATAATGAGCGTGTCAACTTATTTTCCTTGCTTTAGGGTTCAAATTAGCAATTAGTCCGATCTTAGTCCAAGGCCGATTTTCGGTTTGATGTcttgaaaaaaatgtacctaattcAACCTTGAGTGTAGATTACTTCTAAACTATATTAATAAGGGGCATTGAGCGAAttaataatacaagtttgttttcttttttatcatttGCATTAAACATTCGGAGGTTAgtgagaaataaataatgtattattttttgGGACGTCCTTCCAACTCGTCGAAAAGGAGTCCGGTCTTATCCAGATATAccttaatgtaggtatgtttctGTACTAAGAGCAAAAGAGCGTCGGTGGAGTTTACGAGGTGTCAGTTTACAGTGGAGACGGTGGTACAATCTGCAATAATCTTTGGGAAAAAATATTGTCATAGTACCTATGCGTTTTTCAAATCTTATAATATACCCATTTATGATTCATCGATGTATTAATCTTAAATACAATGTTTATCAAAGTAAATTATCACATAATGATTCATATTTTCAGTGAAGGCATGAGGCTATTCCCCTCCCTCGGCGCTTTGCAACGCATGTGCGTGAGAGCCTACACTATCCCGGGCACGGACGTGACCATCGACCCCGGGGTCAACATCATCGTCCCGGTCAAGTCGCTGCACCTGGACCTGCAGTACTTCCAGGACCCGGAGGAGTTCCGTCCGGAACGGTTCCACCCGGACAATGTTTCCGCCATCGACAAGTATACATATCTGCCCTTCGGGACCGGACCGAGAGCTTGTATTGGTGAGGTTTTctttatattaattaaatcaaaatgtttTACTCAGTAAAATATGataactatttttctaattttaacCAACATCTAAAACTTGGAGGATGGAATGGGAATGTTTTTTGACTCTGTAAAtgctaactaactaactaactattttggctcagcgatccaaagagaatctaggcctccgaaacgagagcgtgccacctgtcccgatcctgcgcaacttcctgcagttactgacgcgaagctaaagcagatccgccgccacactgtcttcccagcgatacctgggccgacccaccggacggctaccagtcggtcgtcccaagaacaccctcttgacagcccgatcctctcccattctgagtaggtgaccgaaccagcgaagtctgtgCGCTTTCGTTTCGCCGACGATATTGGGTTCGGCCACTAACTCCTCGATCTCGGCATTTTTCCGGATCCTCCAGGTGCCGTCATCTCTCAGAATAGGACCCAGGATCTTGCGAAAAACTTTTGTCTCTGCTACCAGGAGACATTCTTCTTTTAGTGTCAGGGACCAGGCCTCACAGCCATACATTAGGATAGGCCGTATAACGGTTTTATTATATCCGTAACTTTGTATGTTTGCTGAGAAGCCCGGGCACCAACACTTTGTGGAGGGCTGCACTGCACCGCAGGGCGTTTTGGATGCGTATGTTGATCTCCTCCTCTCTGGTGTTTGTGTCGGTAACAGTGCATCCCAGGTACCGAAACTTCTCAACTCCACGGTAGACGGTACCCGCAACATGAAGACTATCACGCTGGATGCGTGTATTCTTGTAACGTTTCATGTGGAGGTATTCAGTTTTTGCCTGGTTGATCCTGAGACCTAAACTAGAGGCCTCTCGTTCCAGGACACTAGCTGCTTCCGCTACCTGTTCACGGCTCTCCCCTAATAAAGCTAGGTCATCTGCGTACCCCACCACCTTGTGCTTGCCGTTCAGCTCTACCCCTATGTCTAACACAAAAACTTTCCGGACAACATATTCTAGGGCTAGATTGAAGAGCACAGGCGATAGAGCATCCCCTTGCTTTAGGCCGGTCATAACCGTGAATTCTTCAGACAGCTCATCCCCTACTCTGATTCGCATTCTGCTCTCTTTGGTTGCTGCAGTAATTATGTCAACTAGTTTTATGGGGATGTTAAAATCAATAAGAATGGAGTATAGAGTACCTCTGTCTATGCTGTCATAGGCCTTTGTGAAGTCCACAAACAATGAGTGAATGCTTTGTGCGTACTCCCACTTCTTTTGCATTAGTTGCTTAAGCAAGAAGATCTGATCCGTCTGCTGCGATTTCTTCTAAAACCACATTGATAGTCCCCTAGGATTCTTTCGGCGTAGGGTTCCAGCCTCTTTAGCAGCACGTTGGAAAGGATTTTGTACGCTGTTGTGAGTAAGGCAATTCCTCGGTAGTTTGTGCACTTCTTTTTTGAGCCTTTTTTGTGAACAGGACAGATAACACCCACGTTCCATTCCTGTGGCGGTTCTTCTAGCTCCCATATCCTTATCAAAAGCTCGTAAACTTTCGATTGGACAGTGCCACCACAGTTCTTCCAGATTTCGGATGGGAGCCCATCAATGCCGGGAGCCTTGTTGTTCTTGAGATGCATAATTATGGCTTGGTGAACCTCCTCAAAGCTTGGAGGGGCGACTTCGGGATCATCGGCGCTACTGTTGTTGGGGTGAGCCGGCGCATCTAGAGGGGGGCAGTTAAGCAGGTGTTGAAAATATTCTTTCCACATATTCTTAATTTCAGCTCTGGATGTGACGAGATTACCGCTGTCGTCCTCTAGGATTTGGGTAACAGGCTTATAGCCTTTTTTGAAACCGCTCAGCTCTTTATAAAGCTTTCGAGATTGATTAGCTCTTATCAGTGTTTCCATCCCCCGTACTATGCTGTTCAGGTGTTCCCTTTTGGCtcgttttataattttttcgtCTCCACCTGCAGGAGTTTGTGCATGACCTCCCACTGAGCATCTTGTTCGGCAAGGATTTTGTATTTTCTCCGTTCCTCTATAACCCGCTCACACTCCTCATTCCACCATTTCCGTCTTTTCTTCTTTTTCTTACCACCCAACACATTACGCGCCACTCTAGTCACTGCAGTTTTTATATTTTCCCACATCCTGTTAACATCCTCATCAACTTTCAAGCCCTTGAATCGATTACTGAGTTCTAGCTGAAACTTATTTTTAATCTCATGATCTTTTAACTGTTCTATATCAAATTTGAAATCCTGTTTATGTGCGATCTGTTTGTCTATCTTAATCTTAACTTTAATTTTTATGGCTAACATAAAGTGGTCGCTGTCGCAATCAGCACCTCTAAGCTCCCCACGTCTTGTATTGCACATTTGTGTCTATCGTCTATAAGTACGTGATCGATCTGGTTAACGGTCTGCCCATTGGGAGATTTCCATGTAAATGCTGTGTCTTTATTTAAAGCAGTGAACGAATATATTTAAGGAGTCAAAAGGgtaaaatatattgtatttcAAACTGAAGATGTGATTAACCTAAGAAGAAGTGTTTATATAACCTTTACGTGTGCGGACTGTGCGGTATATGCCAGAAAAATGCAGCGAGCGTGTAGGACACGCACAAAAAACGTTAATCTAATAAAGTtcctaagtattttattttatttggcagGCGAGCGTCTAGGCTACATGCAGTCGCTGGCCGGTCTGGCTGCCCTGCTGAGCCACTTCTCCGTGGCTCCCAGCATCAGCACACGCCGCAAGCCGATCATAGACACCAAGGTCGTGGGCGTTCAGAGAGTCAAGGGAGGTTTGCCCCTAGCCCTTATTGCCAAGAAAAAGATCCAGTGAAGACACTAAAGTTCGTCTATTCTTTTTTTATTCTGTATTGTTTTTGAGTGCCACAATAAACgtcatacttttttttgtaattttgacgTTTGTGGTGTTATTATTACCACGGGactaattaattaaaaccaGGGACCATGGCCATGTAGAAGTTAACATTTCCAAACGCAAATAAACTAGGCagttattttatgaaaatggTTTCTTATGCAAAACTGctgcgtaggtacctaataatttgACCGCTTAATCCGCCGCTTAAAACGTGTTGTTCCAAGGACTCCTTTTTACACATTTTTTGTGTCTTTACACCCGAATTATTAGTTATAGTTTTTGCCGTGGGGTATTTTCACGAGAATGTCGGTTACGATATGCCATTCATCTAATCTAATAGGTACTTCTACTACCTATTTAATGACTtgcccccttattcataaaacgcACTACAAACcccaattagctaataatcgtttgtctttatctgtaattttgacttatgtatttgtagcAAAGGGAtaaaaagtaatttcaaaaatattgcaattttgatttttagtcAGGCCCGTAATGTTTTTTAGGGGTTGGTCAACAAAATGGCAATATATAATCTCGAGCTCTACGCATTTGATGAAGAGAGGCCATAAGTACCAATAATACCAAAAACATTTCGAAAACGACATGCTCGTGGAATGCCCTCGTAGGTGAAATATGTTATTCACCACATCAGCTGTTAAAAGGTCTCTTGATTGTCCagaaactgatgagaaagttgcattttatccacgtGTGTCAAATACAAAGgttgagttgtttccttatgttggctggaagaattgacttttaaatgatgactttgattgataaatatttaataaggtaacattaattttgttattattaaatggatggtgtttagcaaaaatgagtcatcccacatccattttgcaataaaatgtcaactttaagcgttaatattttgagttgacatcttattgaaaaattaatgtgggttgacacattattgcgtaTCAGCATCCAAATATACtagctacgctcgtggttcaataattttggaatctttcgcttgctcggatatCAAGAGAGGTTTAACAActtttgccctcttgtaaaacaaataactatttactaCCAGTCAGTGTTACCTACATTTTGTCTTGTTTTTTCATATGTttgtgtaatgtttttttataataaaaaataaatacttatataaaaataaatatcatttcaGATTTTATTTCAGAAGACAGGTTCTATAATATGGTTAGTCACTCTTTGTCAGACTATTTTTAAAAAGGAaaggaaagaaaaaaaaagcacATAAGTAATGttcaacaaattaaaattaaaataggtaacaaaaacatacctaagtACTTAAAAAGCGACCACCCCCCTCCGTCGCCTCATGTATCCCGTGAACTTCTTATCTCATGCAGATCCATGCAGCGGCCGAGGACGGGCAAATCCAGCCTGTCAGCGATCATCTGCACTCTGCAGGATACTTTTGCCGCTCCCTCGCACACGTCGTATAAGCGTATAACGGATACCGACTTTATGCTTATTATTGCATTAAAAACGTCGACGGCCGCGACGGCAAACATGCCCAAACAATAAGTACTGTACCCTCCCCAAATATATCTATAAACCCCactttataaatacatataataaacccccccttaataattacccctataatttggccttgtcgtgatcgtctagctagcagttaggaccccctcgaagtgaaccgcggaaacctagattctttaatgagtaaagctaaattttggactcggtttttagatattatttttacctACCTAGATTTTAATGAAGGAATatctaaaatactaaaataatttattacgtagctaagaaatagaatgaaacccttttatttaattataagaataGGAAATACTACGAGTTTTATGGCGTAATGTAAATAATGTTAAGAGAACCAAAACTAGAATGATATTGAAGATATGCAGCGTAtatatgataattgataatataaatataaaaatatttgttgataaAATCCTGCTACGCCTATTAAGTCcccgggataacatagaagtAGCACTCCTGAGGTAAGCTCATTTACTCCCTAGGATTTTAAGGATAATTACAGTTAACTATCAACTTCTAAGCGATGTGTGACTTATTCACACGTGCTACTCCGTATGCCCGATGCAAGTCTGGGAACTCTTAGTCCGATTACAAAATCAATCGAAACACCTAGCCTACCATTTTAGCCGGaagggctatgaccaacacttcgtaagataagcgcacctagatgatgatgaaaagaagtgtcaaagtatccatcagtcatcaaaattactatttaatcttttttacattcaaaagcTAAGGATACGAATCCTTTAATCCCATTTCCCAGAACTAAGAGTATAAACAGTAAATCTGCTTTTTAgaggtataaacgaagtactaagtttatttgttaaaaattaagcttTATAAGACTAAGAATATCAAGATGAGTAGATATATTTAGCTCGAAACATCCATTGGATTACTTCTGCCTGCCAAAGGGTCCCTAAAACAATCCTTTCTTCGATTTTCTATCTCAGAAAAGTCTGTGTTCCTAAACCCAGCTTGATATTAAagaatttgttttgtaaataccttAGAAACCGGATTACAATACCCAGTACTTCATTTCTACTCCAGAAGACCAGAATTGTGatagataaaattgaaatattacctttttacccagataaattaaaatattaggaGATTTAGACGATTAACCACCTTACCGCATGACTTAAAATAATGATACCATATTTGAAGTCCTTAAAAGGAGAAATATATACCAACCTAATAGAAGCCCAATATttagtgtgtgattctaccctattCCTAAACGTAGGCCCTAATCTAgtatattcaaagcatagttcgttcttaccatcgacctaatgctttgtaatattcACAAGTGTtgtccctacgagaagctgtaatagttcggcaggcgaaaccgataAAGCAACCTACAGGCCGGTGTGATTGTGTCCCCCCATGGCGATTTGCACAAAGGCAGGGTGGCAACATGGGTAACACAGGTCCCTATTGTGTCTATGaatggtataaataaatatatttaatatctcCAAATACTGTAGGTTTCAAATGAGCAGAGATTACTCTCAATGGCGCGCACGTGACGCCCTCATTCTAGTCTATCAGTTGGGCATTGGAGGCCAGGAAGGGAGAGATATTTCACTATCTGTGTTGGTATAAAGATAGTGCCAAGTCAACCCTTATCTTGGTAACAACACGACTCCTAACCGTTCCCCTTTAACATCGCAAGGTGGGAAGCGCTTAGtcggacaaactgtcagtccaaacaatgatctggctttaaaATTAGCAAAAAGGTACCTTAGAAAGGTATGAGAATATCTAAGTTTACTTTTACAAAAAGAACCCcacgcaaaataaaacaaaatcatgaaattcccttaaacactgtcACTCTGAATCCACGCTTTGTAACGGTATCGTTCCCCAAAGCTGAATCCAGAAACACAATGTAGAAAACTTCACGACAAAAGAAACACAGGTACAGGCAAGCAAAGAATCTCCACTTAGTCTAAGTTCAGCGTTACGACAATATTGTCCCcgtaaaaccaaacacagacacaaattgcaagtttaaattcactaggataattccaggtaaacccaaacacagaaaaagtagcAGAGAAACTCCACCCACCAGCACTATGTACGCCCAAAGCCAGGGACATTGCTAGCCAAAGATTAGAGAATGAATAAGTCCGTAAGCAAGGCCCGCTCAGCCTTATATAATATCCAAATGGCGACAAACGTTTCAACGCATCAAGAAGAAGAGTCATATATCCCCGTTTGTTTACTATTCGAAAGTGCTTATTCCCTGCATATTAATACTCATAATCGTTTAATGTTAGCAAGGTGGAGGCTATCAATGCAGTCATAAAAATAGCGACATGATCCTCTTAGAAGTAAAGATCTTAAATCCTTGTTTGTTTACTAAGTCATATGTCCCACTCATTAAGGCTCATAATCTGCCGACCCCAACGGAACCATACCCGAACAATACGATTATAAAACTGGCGAcagaattcgaaattcaaatatttcaaTCCTATTTTGTTTACATAAGCCTTATGTCCTACACTTTAACGTTCATAATCTATAAATGCTGATGAAACTATTTTTCAACGATACCTACGCACACTAAAGCAACCAAAAGTATGTTTGAGTTAACATCTTTCCctttatgattccaaatattgcgtCCGTACTGAGGTATTTCatgtttatttgtataataatgtattaaacatataatagaagttaattatttaatcattgtAACATTTTATCTACCTCACGCTTTTTGAATTTTGCGGTTTAAAACGATATCAGAACGTCACCGCGCCTATACCTGTCAAAGTCAATGTAAACAACCTTACAATATCTGTTTTTACTAAGTTAATTAGCAATTAATTTAATCGTGGATACATATGATAAAGACTAGACTATGAAATCAAGTGCTTCGAGTTACCATTTTTAGAAATTTCAATGAAAACCGTGATGTAAACACACGACCGGCAAGGAAGCTCCCGGAAGCTTTCCTTCACcgctaaaatgtaagttttatattgataaatgagcttaatattacgtaataggcatatggccaGTTACAGTACTTGTTGACTTTTCCGTAATGACGCATAAATATATTTGTTATTAAGTTAATAAATACCTATCACTATATCTTGCAAAGTCTTGTCCGACTCTAGTGTCGTGACAAGCACGAATATCTAATGTCACAATACAAAATTTCCTAGCGGCAACACTGAACAGCGCCCTCTGAGTGGAACTGTGGTAAGTTATTCCAACGTGGCAAGTTGTAAGGTAAAAACCAGTATGGCGCGAAGCGTGTGAGTGCATAAAAGTGTAATATACAGTGAGGAAGCCCACAGCTGTCCTGAGTCGTCTAAAGCTAAGTATCTTATGTTACTTGGTGCTCACAGTGGTGGTATGGTTTCTCTATGCAATGATCCCCTTTATCCAAGAGCAGTAAGTTCATATGAGGTTAGCTTGCCGCGGGATCTGCCGTGGAAGCTATTCCTGAGACCATCTTAGGTAAGGCAAACTAGGTTTCTCTGTCTGGGTATGACTTGATGTGCCCCAGGCTTCATCTCCACCTGGGTAGACTAGATGCGCCCCAGTGTGCGAGAGCCGTGGCGGTTTCGGCTGCACGGCTAGAGGCGTGTCGATGTGCGGCAGTTGCCTCGGCTCGGATGTTAGGCGTCCGGGTTATCCGACCATGTGTCGGCGGACCCCCCGCGGGGGGGGTCCTTAGAACCTTCATCTCCACCTGGGTAGACTAGATGCGCCCCAGTGTGCGAGAGCCGTGGCGGTTTCGGCTGCACGGCTAGAGGCGTGTCGATGTGCGGCAGTTGCCT
It contains:
- the LOC134795123 gene encoding cytochrome P450 6a2-like, translated to MLWLLVGLFAVSLILLYFYGTRTFGYWEKRGVKHDAPVPFFGTAKRQFLQQISLADIYHEMYQKYPSERFVGYYLMTTPVLILRDPELVKHVLVSDFNHFSSRNVFPLDKHPEPLLKNLITCEGDLWKLLRQRLTPAFTTGKLKAMFPLIVARAEKLQRVAAEAAASGAEVDVRDLMARYTTDFIGACGFGIDTDSLNDKNSMFRKLGTRIFRQERRDMIVAILKFSMPSLMTNFHFFAPEIENVMMKLVKTITQERDYKNSGRNDFIDSLLDLKEKGKMIGESLVHKKADGTPCVAEIEMDDDIVVAQVFVFFAAGFETSSSATSYTLHELAHHPEHQRRCQEEIDAVLARHDNKLSYDAVKEMKFLEMCFSEGMRLFPSLGALQRMCVRAYTIPGTDVTIDPGVNIIVPVKSLHLDLQYFQDPEEFRPERFHPDNVSAIDKYTYLPFGTGPRACIGERLGYMQSLAGLAALLSHFSVAPSISTRRKPIIDTKVVGVQRVKGGLPLALIAKKKIQ